The Sporosarcina luteola genome contains a region encoding:
- a CDS encoding DoxX-like family protein, with the protein MKKKPIYVEIEIDSNIDNVWNASQDPDLHSQWDLRFSSITYLPKKDGEPQKFTYKRSVTPLFTVEGWGKSTGTFNKGDGTRSSSLHFGTDQWFSPIKEGKGYWKYELRQEGTRFLTQYDYDPNFGKFGKAFDTFIFRPIIGWGTALSFDVLKRWLEKGEAPRSQYFRFFSTYGLAILFSFIWIYHGLIPKIIGNHPEEKRMLASALPLEDSKLTAMIIGIGIAEVLLGILWFFYQKKKHLFAIQIAVFLYSPLQRSLRLLTWLCTPLTQ; encoded by the coding sequence ATGAAAAAAAAGCCTATTTACGTTGAAATAGAGATTGATTCAAATATAGATAATGTATGGAATGCTTCTCAAGATCCGGACTTGCATTCGCAGTGGGATCTGAGGTTCTCCTCCATCACCTATTTGCCGAAAAAAGATGGCGAGCCGCAGAAGTTCACGTACAAACGGAGCGTCACTCCCCTATTCACCGTTGAAGGCTGGGGGAAAAGTACAGGGACATTCAATAAAGGAGATGGCACGCGGTCTTCCTCTCTTCATTTCGGAACTGATCAATGGTTTTCGCCAATTAAGGAAGGAAAAGGATACTGGAAATATGAGCTCCGGCAAGAAGGGACGAGATTTTTAACGCAATATGATTATGATCCGAATTTTGGTAAGTTCGGCAAAGCGTTTGATACATTCATCTTCCGCCCTATCATTGGATGGGGCACTGCCCTCAGTTTCGATGTGTTGAAACGATGGCTTGAGAAAGGGGAAGCTCCCCGTTCCCAATACTTCCGCTTTTTCTCGACATATGGACTTGCCATACTGTTTTCCTTCATATGGATTTATCATGGACTTATTCCAAAAATCATCGGGAACCACCCCGAGGAGAAACGGATGTTGGCGAGCGCATTACCCCTGGAGGATTCAAAACTAACTGCAATGATAATCGGCATTGGCATCGCTGAGGTGCTGTTAGGGATTCTTTGGTTCTTTTATCAGAAGAAAAAGCATTTATTCGCCATTCAGATAGCAGTCTTCCTTTACTCACCGTTGCAGCGATCATTGCGGCTCCTGACGTGGCTATGCACCCCTTTAACCCAGTGA
- the argC gene encoding N-acetyl-gamma-glutamyl-phosphate reductase, whose product MKIGIIGSTGYGGLELIRLLHNHPEVEQIDLFTSSDEGTSFSAKFPHVTNMYDQPLLKIDRDQLKGYDVLFASTPAGVTSHLLPPLIGSGPKLIDLSGDFRLKDTAEYEQWYKKTPAPAEAIEQSAYGLTEWNYETIKNAQLIANPGCYPTAVLLSLLPLLKERLIDPSGLIIDAKSGVSGAGNTPGQMTHFSETNENFSIYKIHEHQHIPEIEQGIAQFSNQKVPVTFTTHLVPMTRGIMATSYAPVKTSVTEEQLVNRLKDTYEGKPFVRIMNQSKKFCTKQVAGSNFCDIHVKVDPRTNRATIVSVIDNLVKGAAGQAVQNMNVQFGLDETTGLTQVPLFI is encoded by the coding sequence ATGAAGATAGGAATCATCGGTTCTACCGGGTATGGCGGGCTTGAATTGATTCGATTGCTGCACAATCATCCGGAAGTGGAACAAATCGATTTATTCACATCATCAGATGAAGGGACATCGTTTTCCGCCAAATTTCCACATGTCACGAACATGTATGATCAGCCTCTTCTAAAAATCGATCGTGATCAATTGAAGGGCTATGACGTCCTGTTTGCGAGTACACCGGCGGGAGTGACGAGCCATTTACTGCCACCGCTTATCGGCAGTGGACCTAAACTGATAGATTTGTCCGGCGACTTCCGTTTGAAAGATACAGCGGAGTATGAGCAATGGTATAAGAAAACTCCTGCACCAGCTGAAGCGATTGAGCAAAGCGCATACGGATTGACGGAATGGAATTACGAAACAATTAAAAACGCGCAGCTCATTGCGAACCCGGGCTGCTATCCGACTGCAGTGCTACTTTCTTTACTGCCGTTACTTAAAGAGAGACTGATAGATCCCTCGGGACTTATCATCGATGCGAAGAGCGGCGTGTCAGGAGCCGGGAATACACCGGGGCAGATGACGCATTTCAGTGAAACAAATGAAAACTTTTCCATTTATAAAATACATGAGCACCAGCATATTCCCGAAATTGAACAAGGGATTGCCCAGTTTAGTAATCAAAAAGTTCCAGTGACGTTCACAACACATCTCGTTCCGATGACGAGGGGGATAATGGCTACGAGCTATGCACCCGTGAAGACGAGCGTCACGGAAGAACAGCTTGTCAACCGTTTGAAAGACACCTATGAGGGCAAGCCATTTGTGAGGATCATGAATCAATCGAAGAAATTTTGCACGAAGCAAGTGGCCGGTTCGAACTTCTGTGATATTCACGTGAAAGTGGATCCTAGGACGAATAGGGCAACGATCGTTTCCGTTATCGATAACTTGGTGAAAGGGGCTGCCGGGCAGGCAGTCCAGAATATGAATGTGCAATTCGGTTTGGATGAAACGACAGGATTGACACAAGTTCCATTATTCATTTAA
- the argH gene encoding argininosuccinate lyase: MKLWGGRFTSRADEIMEQFNTSLPVDYRLYKEDIAGSLAHVAMLVHTDLLTPEEGDLLVQGLESIKHDIENGDLDIEGDYEDIHSFVEMNLTERIGETGKKLHTARSRNDQVAVDMRLYAKNKAVEVIDGLQTLIDSLHAKAAANNVIMPGYTHLQRAQVVTFGHHLGAYEQMFKRDKKRVGNALDLLDENPLGCGALAGTTHNIDRNVTTTLLGFSKPVDNFLDGVSDRDYMLELMSDFSIIMMHLSRLSEELILWSSQEFKFISMADAYSTGSSIMPQKKNPDAAELIRGKTGRVYGSLFALLTTLKGLPLTYNKDMQEDKEQFFDALDTVLDCMEIMSKMIDTLTVNADNMKAAIKAGFLNATEVADYLVAKGTPFRDAHEIVGKIIIYCEAEKKAIEDLTVQELAKFSEKIEDDIYDYIDYENILTKGNKGLMREVGE, translated from the coding sequence ATGAAACTTTGGGGAGGCCGTTTTACAAGCCGCGCTGATGAAATTATGGAGCAGTTCAACACGTCATTGCCTGTTGATTATAGATTATACAAGGAAGATATAGCAGGAAGCTTGGCACACGTCGCGATGCTTGTCCATACCGATTTACTGACTCCTGAAGAAGGGGACTTGCTCGTACAAGGATTGGAATCGATAAAGCATGATATTGAAAACGGTGACCTCGACATTGAAGGGGATTATGAAGATATCCACTCTTTCGTAGAGATGAATTTGACAGAACGAATCGGGGAAACGGGGAAGAAGCTCCATACCGCGCGCAGCAGGAACGACCAAGTGGCGGTCGATATGCGCCTGTATGCAAAGAATAAAGCGGTCGAAGTCATAGACGGCTTGCAGACTCTGATCGATTCCTTGCATGCAAAAGCTGCAGCGAATAATGTCATCATGCCAGGATATACACATTTGCAACGAGCACAAGTCGTCACATTCGGCCATCATTTAGGAGCCTATGAGCAAATGTTCAAGCGTGATAAAAAACGTGTCGGCAATGCGCTGGATTTATTGGATGAAAACCCGTTAGGATGCGGAGCGCTTGCAGGTACTACACATAATATCGACAGAAACGTGACGACTACACTATTAGGCTTTTCGAAACCGGTCGATAACTTTCTTGACGGTGTGAGCGACCGGGATTATATGCTGGAACTCATGTCCGACTTCTCCATTATCATGATGCATTTGAGCCGTTTAAGCGAAGAGCTGATTTTATGGAGCAGCCAGGAATTTAAATTTATCTCGATGGCAGATGCATACTCGACGGGCAGCAGTATCATGCCGCAGAAGAAAAACCCGGACGCAGCTGAACTCATCCGCGGCAAAACTGGAAGAGTGTACGGCTCCTTATTCGCTTTATTGACGACATTGAAAGGTTTGCCTCTGACGTATAACAAAGACATGCAAGAGGATAAAGAGCAGTTTTTTGACGCGCTCGATACTGTACTTGATTGCATGGAGATCATGTCGAAGATGATCGACACATTGACAGTGAATGCAGACAATATGAAAGCGGCCATCAAAGCCGGCTTCCTGAATGCAACTGAAGTCGCCGATTATTTGGTAGCGAAAGGCACACCGTTCCGTGACGCCCATGAAATCGTCGGTAAAATCATCATTTATTGCGAAGCGGAGAAGAAAGCGATTGAAGATTTGACTGTGCAGGAGCTTGCTAAGTTCAGTGAGAAAATCGAAGATGACATTTACGACTATATCGACTACGAAAATATTTTGACGAAGGGGAATAAGGGGTTGATGAGGGAAGTCGGCGAGTAA
- a CDS encoding enoyl-ACP reductase FabI, whose product MEDLLKLKGKNIVVMGVANERSIAWGVAKSLFEVGANVIFTYRKERSLAKLEKALESNGLEPKMIVQCDVNEDESIQHAFTLIGETLGTIHGVVHSIAFAHAEDLRNDFVETSRSGYAFAQDSSAYSLVATAREARRYMTEGGSIITMSYLGAERVLDGYNVMGVAKAALEASVKYLANDLGKEAIRVNAISAGAVRTLSAKGVPSFNTILGQIEEKAPLRRNITNEEVAKMSIAMLSDLSSGVTGEIIYVDGGYNIMG is encoded by the coding sequence ATGGAAGATTTATTGAAGCTTAAAGGAAAGAACATTGTCGTCATGGGTGTTGCAAACGAGCGAAGCATTGCGTGGGGTGTAGCGAAGTCCCTTTTTGAAGTCGGTGCGAACGTTATTTTCACGTACCGTAAAGAACGTTCCCTTGCCAAGCTCGAGAAAGCATTGGAAAGCAATGGACTGGAACCGAAGATGATCGTCCAATGTGATGTGAATGAAGATGAAAGCATTCAACATGCATTTACATTGATCGGTGAAACTCTCGGAACAATCCACGGAGTTGTCCACTCGATCGCATTTGCGCATGCAGAAGATTTACGCAATGATTTTGTCGAAACATCAAGGAGCGGCTATGCATTCGCACAAGATTCAAGCGCTTATTCATTGGTGGCGACAGCTAGGGAAGCGCGCCGCTATATGACAGAAGGCGGCTCAATCATCACAATGAGCTATTTAGGTGCAGAACGGGTCCTTGACGGATATAATGTCATGGGTGTAGCAAAAGCGGCGCTTGAAGCATCTGTCAAATATTTGGCAAATGATTTGGGGAAAGAAGCGATCCGCGTCAATGCGATATCAGCAGGCGCAGTCCGTACCCTTTCCGCGAAAGGCGTTCCTTCCTTCAACACGATTTTGGGGCAAATCGAAGAAAAAGCTCCGTTGAGACGCAATATTACTAATGAGGAAGTCGCGAAGATGTCAATTGCGATGTTAAGCGATCTTTCAAGCGGTGTAACCGGCGAAATCATTTACGTCGATGGTGGCTACAATATAATGGGATGA
- the argJ gene encoding bifunctional ornithine acetyltransferase/N-acetylglutamate synthase, with protein MAVAVQQLKPVSGKNIATPKGFKAVGIHCGLKHKKYDLAVLLSDVPASVAGVFTTNAIQAAPLVVTKEVVHKNGKMQAVIVNSGNANACTGKQGMIDALTMQEKTAQQFGIAPNLVGVASTGVIGEKLNMEPLLKGIEQLKPTNTLEGSIQFSQAILTTDTVTKNTAYRTEVDGKEVIIAGTAKGSGMIEPNMATMLGFITTDAKIDSVHLQGALKSVTDVTFNSITVDGDTSTNDMVLVLANGMADNQPLSPAHPDWDSFIKTLHAVAQDLAKMIAKDGEGATKLIEVEVEGALTDAEARKIAKTVVGSPLVKTAVFGCDANWGRVIAAVGYSGASVDPLGITIKIGDTPVVKDGEPVFFSEEQLLHYLKQPEVKIYVGLNKGNGHGIAWGCDLTYDYVQINASYRS; from the coding sequence ATGGCGGTAGCTGTTCAACAATTGAAACCCGTATCAGGCAAAAATATTGCAACACCTAAAGGGTTCAAAGCGGTCGGCATCCATTGCGGACTGAAGCATAAGAAATACGATTTGGCGGTATTGCTAAGCGACGTTCCGGCGAGTGTCGCGGGTGTATTTACAACGAACGCCATCCAGGCGGCCCCTCTTGTAGTGACGAAAGAAGTTGTGCACAAAAACGGGAAGATGCAGGCGGTCATCGTCAATTCAGGCAATGCGAATGCATGCACGGGGAAACAGGGCATGATCGATGCGCTCACGATGCAAGAGAAGACGGCTCAGCAATTCGGCATCGCACCGAACTTGGTTGGAGTCGCCTCGACAGGTGTTATCGGTGAGAAATTGAATATGGAACCTTTGTTGAAAGGGATCGAACAGCTGAAGCCGACAAACACGCTTGAAGGGTCCATTCAGTTTTCTCAAGCAATCTTGACGACAGATACGGTCACGAAGAACACTGCTTACCGAACAGAAGTGGATGGCAAAGAAGTCATCATCGCGGGAACAGCGAAAGGTTCAGGAATGATTGAACCAAATATGGCAACGATGCTCGGCTTCATAACGACCGATGCGAAAATTGACTCTGTCCATTTACAGGGAGCGTTGAAGTCTGTAACTGATGTGACATTCAATTCGATTACCGTCGATGGGGATACGTCCACGAACGATATGGTCCTCGTACTTGCGAACGGCATGGCGGACAATCAACCATTATCTCCTGCCCATCCTGACTGGGACTCCTTCATCAAAACCTTACATGCAGTCGCACAAGATCTTGCGAAAATGATTGCAAAGGATGGGGAAGGGGCGACAAAGCTCATCGAAGTGGAAGTGGAAGGAGCTCTGACAGACGCAGAAGCGAGGAAAATTGCGAAGACGGTCGTCGGGTCTCCATTAGTTAAAACAGCAGTGTTCGGTTGCGACGCGAACTGGGGAAGGGTCATTGCAGCGGTCGGGTATAGCGGTGCGTCAGTCGATCCTCTAGGAATTACAATTAAGATTGGTGACACGCCAGTCGTGAAGGACGGCGAACCGGTTTTCTTCTCGGAAGAGCAGCTGCTACATTACTTGAAACAGCCTGAAGTAAAGATCTACGTCGGGTTGAATAAAGGAAATGGCCACGGAATAGCATGGGGGTGCGATTTGACATATGACTACGTTCAAATCAATGCTTCTTACCGATCGTAA
- the argB gene encoding acetylglutamate kinase, protein MTTFKSMLLTDRKRIVIKLGGSMLEGLQSGFFTKFHEMKSAGYEIVIVHGGGPSINTALKKNAIASNIDNGIRVTCDQSIAIVRDVLIGEVNPSLVHQLNREGIDAIGLSGFDGKLLSCTLLDKDRYGFVGDIQHVNDRLLEKLLASGIVPVVSCIGATECGKPLNINADTVASKIALAIGAESLLFVTDTPGIKIGNEIQSAVSSSDIVKWIEDGDIYGGMIPKVNAAIDCLDAGVPSVQIADQHLAGTTIGFEEVFS, encoded by the coding sequence ATGACTACGTTCAAATCAATGCTTCTTACCGATCGTAAACGGATTGTCATTAAGCTCGGAGGCAGTATGCTCGAAGGGTTGCAAAGCGGTTTTTTTACGAAATTCCACGAAATGAAAAGTGCCGGCTACGAAATTGTCATCGTCCATGGAGGCGGGCCTTCCATCAATACAGCGTTAAAGAAGAATGCGATTGCGTCGAACATTGACAATGGCATTCGGGTCACTTGCGATCAATCCATCGCAATCGTGAGGGATGTCTTAATCGGTGAAGTGAATCCATCACTTGTCCATCAGTTGAATCGTGAAGGCATCGATGCAATTGGACTGAGCGGATTCGACGGGAAACTATTGTCGTGTACTTTACTCGATAAAGACCGATATGGCTTCGTCGGTGACATACAACATGTGAATGACCGTCTGCTTGAAAAATTACTAGCCAGTGGAATTGTTCCTGTCGTCTCATGTATCGGTGCGACGGAATGCGGTAAACCGCTCAATATCAACGCGGATACAGTTGCTAGCAAAATTGCGCTAGCGATTGGTGCGGAGAGTCTCCTGTTTGTGACGGATACACCTGGAATAAAGATCGGAAATGAAATTCAATCTGCCGTCTCGTCAAGTGATATCGTGAAATGGATTGAGGATGGGGATATATACGGTGGGATGATCCCGAAAGTGAATGCTGCAATCGACTGCTTGGATGCCGGCGTGCCATCCGTCCAAATTGCAGATCAGCATTTGGCAGGCACAACAATCGGATTTGAGGAGGTCTTCAGTTGA
- a CDS encoding acetylornithine transaminase, whose product MSTLFKNYARRPVHLVKGEGTVVEDADGKQYLDFTSGIAVVSLGHAHPAIVNAIQVQSEKLWHVSNLFESPEQGNLAASLMNDTHFSHAFFCNSGAEANEAAIKLARKHTGKSTIITFDQSFHGRTFGAMAATGQDKIKQGFGPMLETFKTVPFNDLSSLEAVIDDDVAAIMLEVIQGEGGIHAVTPEFATVISDICKSKGILCIVDEVQTGIGRTGTRYAYEQSGLKPDIMTLAKGLGGGFPIGAMLGIAELFDSFGPGTHGTTFGGNPLAVAVAQTVVDHVFDKNFLKDVQEKSEALIQRLKESLPPEQFDIRGKGLLIGIDCKGDVSPYIRQAEEAGLLIVQAGSDVIRLLPPLTVTEEEIDQAVDILTSIVLVPSTI is encoded by the coding sequence TTGAGTACGTTATTCAAAAATTATGCACGGCGACCGGTGCATCTCGTAAAAGGCGAGGGGACAGTCGTTGAAGATGCAGATGGCAAGCAATATCTCGATTTCACAAGCGGCATAGCTGTTGTCAGCCTAGGACATGCACATCCTGCAATCGTCAATGCGATTCAAGTTCAAAGTGAAAAGCTGTGGCATGTATCGAATTTATTCGAAAGCCCAGAGCAGGGAAATCTCGCTGCTTCATTAATGAATGACACGCACTTCTCTCATGCTTTCTTTTGCAATAGCGGAGCGGAAGCGAATGAAGCGGCCATCAAGCTCGCAAGAAAGCATACAGGCAAATCGACGATCATCACCTTCGACCAATCATTTCATGGGCGAACATTCGGAGCGATGGCGGCGACAGGCCAGGATAAAATCAAGCAAGGATTCGGCCCAATGCTTGAAACGTTCAAGACGGTGCCGTTCAATGACTTGTCATCTCTGGAAGCGGTGATCGATGATGATGTAGCGGCGATCATGCTTGAAGTGATCCAAGGGGAAGGTGGAATCCACGCAGTAACTCCCGAGTTCGCTACTGTCATTTCTGACATTTGCAAGTCGAAGGGGATTTTATGCATTGTCGATGAAGTCCAAACCGGCATCGGTAGAACTGGTACACGCTACGCCTACGAGCAGTCGGGTTTAAAACCCGACATTATGACACTCGCCAAAGGATTGGGTGGGGGCTTCCCGATTGGGGCGATGCTCGGAATAGCTGAACTATTCGATTCGTTCGGACCTGGAACGCATGGCACCACATTCGGAGGGAACCCGCTTGCTGTCGCAGTTGCGCAGACAGTAGTGGATCATGTTTTCGACAAAAATTTTCTGAAGGATGTCCAGGAGAAATCCGAAGCTTTGATTCAGAGATTGAAAGAGAGCCTGCCGCCTGAACAATTCGACATCCGCGGAAAGGGATTGCTCATTGGCATCGATTGCAAGGGAGACGTTTCTCCTTACATCCGCCAAGCGGAAGAAGCAGGGCTCCTTATCGTGCAGGCCGGTTCCGATGTAATTCGCTTGCTGCCACCGTTGACTGTCACTGAGGAGGAAATCGACCAGGCAGTCGACATCTTGACTTCCATTGTACTCGTGCCATCGACTATATGA
- a CDS encoding DUF4166 domain-containing protein, which translates to MSIYRTVLGENFKRLHPMLQKRYDLADGNVFEATGTMKEIKGGPKWLYPLFKIGVNWKLLFPERGINVPFSIKNTAFLGSNGESQIHWERIFHFGTTKRYFNALMSLDEKRLVIKDYLGEPPLVYSDLAFDVSDDGSLTIHSLNQRLVLGKVELPLPKLLQGLATVTECYDEAAAVYRINVNVRNPLIGHVFSYEGEFVQDA; encoded by the coding sequence GTGTCAATTTATAGAACGGTTCTCGGAGAAAATTTCAAACGGTTGCATCCGATGCTGCAAAAACGTTATGACCTTGCAGATGGCAATGTTTTTGAAGCGACGGGAACAATGAAGGAAATTAAAGGAGGCCCTAAGTGGCTATATCCCCTTTTCAAGATTGGTGTCAACTGGAAACTGCTATTCCCGGAACGAGGAATAAACGTTCCATTTTCAATCAAGAACACAGCCTTTCTTGGCTCCAATGGCGAAAGTCAAATTCATTGGGAGCGCATCTTTCATTTCGGTACGACAAAGCGCTATTTCAATGCGTTGATGAGCTTGGATGAAAAACGCCTTGTCATAAAAGATTATCTCGGGGAGCCGCCACTAGTCTATTCCGATTTGGCTTTCGACGTTTCGGATGATGGTTCGCTGACGATCCATTCTTTGAATCAACGCCTCGTCCTCGGCAAAGTCGAGTTGCCTTTACCAAAGCTCTTGCAAGGTTTAGCGACGGTGACGGAATGTTATGATGAAGCGGCCGCGGTTTATCGTATAAACGTAAACGTACGGAATCCGCTGATCGGCCATGTCTTTTCCTATGAAGGGGAGTTTGTCCAAGATGCGTAA
- a CDS encoding YndJ family protein, which produces MRKFVLIHFLFFMIIAVFSKEPWPFLLLTIAQIVYVPIALRSVMKRGDWFSRFYSFFAIPAYISIAIIQLFSPEWSAIPAIIYLAFTVIIALYGLTRFLRRGFTNIEEFSIDLGMMYIALGGGWYFAYIADIDTGFTPLLTWLTGIHFHYSAFLLPIFIGLLGRLYKPKSFSFFTGLLLAAPMVVAIGITFSRWIELFSVLLYIVGLAGLIAIAWRTRFPTRMQKWLIVTSFTSLGLTIVFSLLYVLGNGFGLTSITIDFMLRFHGVLNCIVFALFGIVGWALSVPSSVYKEPNFPISRVKGKQRIAQLGEPGKHRGLVDNMNLYGINKVSPRILDFYENTIDYRLFATVHWHRWFKPFAFFYSFISRRTEQINLPLHRNEVEMTGDILTLHNGVDGREDVRAWIRKVDEHYAFIALYSSHQTKEGRYFMNIALPLPCSTMTGVLELIEHGDDLQLTSMKIFPDSDAGIYLTTKLGKYFRLPLEENFVVRGEGDGSLTARHEMWIFSIPFLTIHYRIQSV; this is translated from the coding sequence ATGCGTAAATTCGTGCTTATCCACTTTCTATTCTTTATGATCATAGCAGTTTTTAGTAAGGAGCCGTGGCCATTTTTATTGCTGACAATTGCGCAGATCGTTTATGTACCGATAGCACTTCGTTCAGTAATGAAGCGTGGGGATTGGTTTTCGAGGTTCTATTCTTTTTTTGCGATTCCAGCCTATATATCGATTGCTATCATCCAACTATTTTCACCTGAATGGTCCGCGATTCCTGCCATCATCTATTTGGCGTTCACAGTTATCATTGCATTGTATGGACTGACCCGGTTTTTGCGCCGCGGATTCACAAATATCGAGGAGTTTTCAATCGATCTCGGGATGATGTACATAGCACTCGGCGGTGGTTGGTATTTTGCCTATATAGCGGATATTGATACGGGCTTCACCCCATTATTAACTTGGCTGACCGGCATTCATTTCCATTACTCCGCATTTTTATTGCCTATTTTCATTGGACTTCTGGGAAGGCTGTATAAGCCGAAGTCCTTTTCGTTTTTCACAGGACTCTTATTGGCAGCACCGATGGTCGTCGCAATCGGCATTACCTTTTCAAGATGGATCGAGTTGTTTTCTGTACTCCTTTACATCGTCGGATTGGCTGGATTAATCGCAATTGCATGGCGTACGCGCTTTCCGACCCGTATGCAAAAATGGCTCATCGTCACTTCATTCACGTCGCTCGGTCTCACAATAGTCTTCTCGCTCCTTTACGTACTAGGAAATGGTTTCGGTCTCACTTCCATTACGATTGACTTCATGCTTCGCTTCCATGGCGTCTTGAATTGCATTGTCTTTGCGCTATTTGGCATTGTTGGATGGGCGTTGTCCGTTCCCTCTTCCGTTTATAAAGAACCAAATTTCCCGATTAGTAGAGTAAAAGGAAAGCAGCGTATCGCTCAGCTTGGCGAGCCGGGTAAGCATAGAGGTCTTGTTGATAACATGAATCTTTATGGAATAAACAAGGTTTCGCCTCGTATCCTGGATTTTTACGAAAACACGATCGATTACCGCCTGTTCGCCACTGTCCATTGGCATCGATGGTTCAAGCCATTTGCATTTTTTTATTCATTCATTAGCCGGAGAACGGAGCAGATCAATTTGCCGCTCCATCGGAATGAGGTTGAAATGACGGGCGATATACTTACATTACATAATGGCGTGGATGGACGGGAGGATGTCCGCGCTTGGATCCGAAAGGTGGATGAACACTATGCATTCATCGCCCTTTATTCCTCACATCAAACGAAAGAAGGACGGTATTTCATGAATATCGCATTGCCGCTCCCTTGTTCCACGATGACAGGCGTCTTGGAGTTGATCGAACATGGAGATGACTTGCAGCTGACGAGCATGAAAATTTTTCCTGATTCAGACGCGGGTATCTATTTGACAACGAAATTAGGAAAGTATTTTAGACTGCCGCTAGAGGAAAATTTCGTTGTTCGCGGAGAAGGAGACGGCTCGCTGACCGCAAGGCATGAAATGTGGATTTTTTCGATACCGTTTTTGACGATTCATTATAGAATTCAGAGCGTATGA
- a CDS encoding CynX/NimT family MFS transporter translates to MKLEETQSYTKQLSFGKKTWLLIIGIIFIASTLRSPLTSVGPIIGPIRDGLGMSNVLAGLVTTIPLLAFAFISPIAPKLSKRFGMELTLFISLCLLTVGILIRSAGSILFLVAGTFLIGVAIAFGNVLLPALLKLSFPLHIGLMTGIYSVAMNISATTASGISAPIVLNTQFGWQGALGIWAALSALALLLWIPQLKNRVSLQTVDEKASIEKSPILWRSPIAWAVTFFMGLQSLLFYCTAAWLPEILISEGMTAEKAGWMFSLLQLSQLPMTFIIPILAGKLKDQRMIVVGVAALYLIGYGGVLAGGLSWTPLWMIAIGIAGGASFGLAMMFFTLRTETHTEAAELSGMAQSSGYLLAAIGPVLFGFLHDATGSWKSPLLIFMLASLLFLIFGLKAGRDEKVTV, encoded by the coding sequence ATGAAGCTCGAAGAAACACAAAGCTACACTAAGCAACTTAGCTTCGGGAAAAAAACTTGGTTATTGATTATCGGTATTATCTTTATCGCTTCAACGTTACGTTCACCTTTGACGTCCGTTGGCCCGATTATCGGTCCGATACGGGATGGGCTGGGAATGTCGAATGTACTGGCGGGCTTAGTGACGACAATCCCTCTTTTGGCGTTCGCCTTCATATCGCCAATAGCTCCTAAACTATCGAAGAGGTTCGGTATGGAGTTGACTCTATTCATCTCTCTATGTTTATTGACGGTCGGCATCTTAATCCGTTCGGCTGGATCCATATTGTTTTTAGTCGCTGGGACGTTCCTTATCGGTGTCGCTATCGCGTTCGGGAATGTATTGTTGCCAGCCTTGTTGAAATTAAGCTTTCCATTACATATTGGGTTAATGACGGGAATCTACTCGGTCGCCATGAACATATCAGCGACAACGGCTTCGGGCATCAGCGCACCGATTGTACTCAATACACAATTCGGTTGGCAAGGTGCATTGGGGATATGGGCTGCCTTATCCGCGCTAGCGTTGCTATTATGGATACCTCAGCTGAAAAACAGAGTATCCTTGCAAACGGTAGATGAAAAAGCATCTATAGAGAAATCACCTATCTTATGGCGCTCACCGATTGCTTGGGCGGTCACGTTTTTCATGGGGCTGCAGTCATTGCTATTTTATTGTACAGCTGCATGGCTGCCTGAAATACTCATATCTGAGGGCATGACGGCCGAGAAAGCGGGCTGGATGTTTTCCCTTTTACAATTATCACAGTTGCCGATGACATTCATCATTCCAATTCTCGCAGGAAAATTGAAGGATCAGCGGATGATCGTAGTCGGCGTAGCGGCTTTATATTTGATTGGCTATGGCGGCGTTCTCGCAGGGGGATTATCGTGGACTCCATTATGGATGATTGCAATCGGGATTGCCGGCGGTGCTTCCTTTGGACTCGCAATGATGTTTTTCACACTGCGGACGGAGACCCATACAGAGGCCGCTGAGTTATCAGGAATGGCCCAATCATCAGGCTATCTGCTAGCAGCTATCGGACCTGTGCTATTTGGGTTTCTTCATGATGCGACGGGTTCTTGGAAAAGTCCGTTGTTGATTTTTATGCTAGCTTCATTGCTCTTCCTTATTTTTGGATTGAAAGCAGGTCGAGATGAAAAGGTGACAGTTTAA